One segment of Vagococcus martis DNA contains the following:
- the cls gene encoding cardiolipin synthase, with protein MEKLIKVISNRAVLIVSLILIQLGVLFAIVFRFQNYFVYFYTFYLIISSAVIIKIINSRSNPAYKIAWIIPIMLIPIFGTVIYLVFGRVRFSKKEKMKMAMVQERERMANESTVAKTTIEDGNPNAIIQSNYLSKHGEASLFEHTTSEYYPLGEEAFKAMIEDLEKAEKYIFMEYFIVHEGEMWDTMLDIMVRKAKEGVDVRFIYDDFGCLFTLPHGYDKKLREQGIKCCVFNPFIPVLSPIFNNRNHRKITVIDGKVAYTGGINLADEYINTIERFGHWKDNSIKVEGEAAWVFSLLFLSMWDFVNSTESNIEEFIPEYAPGELPENQGYYQPYVDSPFDRETVGMNVYLNLINRATEYVYFTTPYLVIDNLLMEALCNAAKGGVDVRIITPHIPDKWYVHAVTKSNYAQLIEAGVKIYEYTPGFIHSKTCVVDGLYATVGTVNLDYRSLFLHFECGVWMYKTNGVDAVLQDHMETEKLSQQISLEQAKNVSFPKKVVRACLSVFAPLL; from the coding sequence ATGGAAAAGTTAATAAAGGTCATATCAAATAGAGCAGTCTTAATAGTCTCATTAATCTTGATACAATTAGGTGTATTGTTTGCTATTGTGTTTAGATTTCAGAATTACTTTGTCTATTTTTATACATTCTATTTGATTATTTCTAGTGCCGTTATCATAAAAATAATCAATAGTCGAAGTAATCCAGCCTATAAAATTGCTTGGATTATTCCTATCATGTTAATACCAATTTTTGGGACAGTCATTTATTTAGTCTTTGGTCGTGTTCGTTTCAGTAAAAAAGAAAAAATGAAGATGGCAATGGTTCAAGAACGAGAGCGAATGGCTAACGAGAGTACTGTTGCTAAAACGACGATAGAAGATGGGAACCCAAATGCTATTATTCAGTCTAATTATCTTAGCAAACATGGTGAGGCTTCTTTATTTGAGCATACGACAAGTGAGTATTATCCGTTGGGGGAGGAAGCTTTCAAAGCGATGATTGAAGACCTTGAAAAGGCTGAGAAGTATATTTTTATGGAGTACTTTATCGTCCATGAAGGTGAGATGTGGGATACAATGCTTGACATCATGGTTAGAAAAGCCAAAGAAGGTGTAGATGTTCGTTTCATTTATGATGATTTTGGTTGCTTGTTTACTCTACCTCATGGTTATGATAAAAAGTTACGCGAGCAAGGCATTAAGTGTTGTGTATTTAATCCATTTATTCCAGTATTATCGCCAATTTTTAATAATCGCAATCACCGAAAAATTACTGTGATTGATGGAAAAGTTGCTTATACAGGTGGCATTAACTTAGCGGATGAATATATTAATACGATCGAACGATTTGGTCATTGGAAAGATAATTCGATTAAAGTTGAAGGTGAAGCAGCTTGGGTCTTTTCTCTTTTATTCTTATCAATGTGGGATTTTGTGAATTCAACCGAAAGCAACATTGAAGAGTTTATTCCAGAATATGCTCCTGGAGAATTACCAGAGAATCAGGGTTATTATCAACCATATGTGGACTCACCGTTTGATAGAGAAACAGTCGGGATGAACGTGTATTTAAACTTGATTAATCGTGCGACAGAATATGTTTATTTTACAACACCTTATTTGGTGATTGATAATTTATTAATGGAAGCGTTATGTAATGCTGCTAAGGGTGGCGTTGATGTTAGAATCATAACCCCTCATATACCGGATAAATGGTATGTTCATGCTGTGACGAAATCCAACTATGCACAATTAATCGAAGCAGGTGTCAAAATATATGAATACACACCAGGTTTTATTCATTCAAAAACGTGTGTTGTAGATGGACTTTATGCAACAGTTGGAACGGTGAATTTAGATTACCGTAGTTTGTTCCTACATTTTGAATGTGGTGTGTGGATGTATAAAACAAATGGCGTTGATGCTGTATTACAGGATCATATGGAGACTGAAAAACTCAGTCAACAAATTTCATTGGAGCAAGCAAAAAATGTGTCGTTTCCAAAAAAAGTAGTGCGAGCATGTTTGTCTGTGTTTGCGCCACTATTGTAA
- a CDS encoding aldo/keto reductase — protein MTEQTYYTLKDGNKIPVIGFGTWQAENGDIAKQAVKSALESGYRHIDTAMIYGNETSVGEAIKESGIPRDELFVTTKLWNHDHSYDKAKQAINESLERLGLDYLDLYLIHWPNPIDYRENWQEANAGAWKAMEEAVNEGKIKSIGVSNFLIHHLKALEETAVIQPVINQIYLNPSDQQHEIVDYCRNKGIILEAYSPLGTGDIFKLKELEEIADTHHKTVAQVVLRWSLQKGFLPLPKSVTPSRIKENIELFDFELSEFDMGLIDALQGKAGSARNPDEVTF, from the coding sequence ATGACAGAACAGACTTACTATACTCTAAAAGACGGTAATAAAATACCGGTAATAGGTTTTGGTACATGGCAAGCTGAAAATGGGGATATTGCTAAACAAGCAGTTAAGTCGGCACTAGAATCAGGGTATCGCCATATTGATACAGCCATGATATATGGTAACGAAACCAGTGTTGGTGAAGCTATTAAAGAAAGTGGCATCCCACGTGACGAGTTATTTGTTACCACGAAACTATGGAATCATGATCATTCATATGATAAAGCCAAACAAGCGATTAATGAGTCGCTTGAAAGGTTAGGATTAGATTATTTAGATTTATATTTGATTCATTGGCCAAATCCAATTGATTATCGTGAAAACTGGCAAGAAGCAAATGCAGGTGCATGGAAAGCCATGGAAGAGGCAGTGAATGAAGGGAAGATTAAAAGTATTGGTGTATCTAACTTTTTAATTCATCACTTGAAAGCACTAGAAGAAACGGCTGTAATTCAACCAGTGATTAATCAAATCTATTTAAATCCAAGTGATCAACAACATGAAATCGTGGATTATTGTAGAAACAAAGGGATTATTTTAGAAGCTTATAGCCCTCTTGGTACAGGAGATATTTTTAAATTAAAAGAGTTAGAAGAAATTGCAGACACACATCATAAGACTGTGGCTCAAGTTGTGTTGCGTTGGTCGTTACAAAAAGGATTTTTACCTTTGCCAAAATCAGTGACACCAAGTCGAATTAAAGAAAATATTGAGTTGTTTGACTTTGAGTTATCAGAATTTGATATGGGATTAATTGATGCACTACAAGGTAAAGCTGGTTCTGCAAGAAATCCGGATGAAGTTACCTTTTAA
- a CDS encoding cysteine desulfurase, translating to MSFLEKATVEGCPQFYKINPKARAYTFKDYGFQVTPSGNLQLVRPLDITPQAKQSPKLKITVAKDLKTLKMSLTTPNGLKAINIFKSEDQKDKQEQFYYIMDDLMSFDCIEKA from the coding sequence ATGTCATTCTTAGAAAAAGCAACAGTGGAAGGATGTCCACAGTTCTACAAAATAAATCCAAAGGCAAGAGCCTATACGTTTAAAGATTATGGTTTCCAAGTCACACCTTCAGGCAATTTACAATTGGTGAGACCATTAGATATCACACCTCAAGCAAAGCAAAGTCCAAAGTTAAAAATAACAGTGGCAAAAGATTTAAAAACGTTAAAAATGTCTTTAACAACGCCTAATGGATTAAAAGCGATTAATATTTTTAAATCAGAGGACCAAAAAGATAAACAAGAGCAATTTTATTACATTATGGATGATTTAATGTCATTTGATTGTATCGAAAAAGCTTAA
- a CDS encoding cysteine desulfurase family protein, with protein MQAVYLDHAATTPMAPEVVEEMTRVMSTIYGNPSSVHQFGRQAEFELDKARDVVASSIGAQPREIVFNGGGSEGNNTVLLDIARQMRHKGNHIITTNVEHSAVIKPLETLENMGFEVTYLPVESTGHISVTQLASAIKPETILVSVMYGNNEIGTLNPIKEIGQLLFDQDILFHTDAVQAFGTETINVDDLKVDYLTISAHKINGPKGVGFTYIRSGQPIPVLIQGGDQEERRRAGTENLAGIVGLKTAVSLLTAEKKAVNKEHYKQFERLILEALDEQQIEYQINGDTENKLPHILNIWFKNVPNNILLSRLDLAGFAISIGSACSAGDVKPSRIIQAIYSNDSNAAKESVRMSFGYGVTKEQIIEFAQTLVSTVQSILKK; from the coding sequence ATGCAAGCAGTTTATTTAGATCATGCCGCAACAACACCAATGGCTCCAGAAGTCGTAGAAGAGATGACACGAGTGATGTCAACTATATATGGTAATCCTTCAAGTGTGCACCAATTTGGTCGCCAAGCTGAGTTTGAATTAGATAAGGCAAGAGATGTCGTTGCTTCTTCGATTGGTGCACAGCCACGCGAAATCGTCTTTAATGGTGGTGGTTCTGAAGGTAATAATACAGTGTTGTTGGATATTGCTAGACAAATGAGACACAAAGGAAATCATATTATCACAACAAATGTGGAACATTCAGCAGTAATCAAACCACTCGAAACATTAGAAAATATGGGATTTGAGGTTACTTATTTACCAGTTGAATCAACAGGACACATTAGTGTGACACAATTAGCATCAGCTATTAAACCTGAAACTATCCTCGTTTCAGTGATGTATGGTAATAATGAAATTGGAACGCTTAATCCGATAAAAGAAATAGGTCAATTACTTTTTGATCAAGATATTTTATTTCATACAGATGCTGTTCAAGCATTTGGAACAGAAACAATCAATGTCGATGATTTAAAGGTTGATTACTTAACTATTTCAGCTCACAAAATTAATGGACCTAAAGGAGTTGGGTTTACTTATATTCGTTCAGGTCAACCAATTCCTGTATTGATACAAGGTGGCGATCAAGAAGAAAGAAGACGTGCGGGGACTGAAAATTTAGCAGGAATAGTTGGTTTAAAAACGGCTGTATCACTTCTTACAGCAGAGAAAAAAGCTGTAAATAAAGAACATTATAAACAATTCGAACGTCTTATTTTAGAAGCATTAGATGAGCAACAGATAGAGTATCAGATAAATGGAGACACAGAAAATAAATTACCTCATATTTTAAACATTTGGTTTAAAAATGTTCCTAATAATATTTTGTTATCTCGTTTAGACTTAGCTGGTTTTGCCATATCAATTGGATCGGCTTGTAGTGCAGGAGACGTAAAACCATCACGCATTATTCAAGCTATTTATTCAAACGACAGTAATGCAGCTAAAGAATCAGTCAGAATGAGTTTTGGCTATGGGGTGACTAAAGAGCAAATTATTGAATTTGCACAAACCTTAGTATCAACGGTTCAATCAATTTTAAAAAAATAG